From Melitaea cinxia chromosome 3, ilMelCinx1.1, whole genome shotgun sequence, one genomic window encodes:
- the LOC123668419 gene encoding uncharacterized protein LOC123668419 — translation MKNSCEETKIIVFGRKKIGFLNAGSLGTGHDELVVAIDRHRLDILALNETWLKEGEEGRAPIVPGYRLRHKPRPVAASRSRGGGVGYYIKKGISVEVISHPENPIVEQMWVSTRVKGKRIIIGTAYRPPWLKARIFLDALTDTFASLTSYDHIFLLGDFNINILCKSSSLTRMLYEFLKVTNMQQYVDSPTHFTSHSETLIDLICSNTQPIGVRVDYVCSLSDHAILSCEVGVRKDTKHSNRIHFRQLKGINDNEFSELMNIIGWPEVQPTEGVDYMTSDLNDKILKVFDILSPLKLRHFKDVGYPWITYNIKLMMKKRDEAHKRARSTKSENHIVFYKNLKRTVQSAIYREKCVYYKTFINNNLKNSAYLWKNLKRYVAFKTKKKPYFAIKS, via the coding sequence ATGAAAAATAGTTgtgaagaaacaaaaataattgtgtttggtcgcaaaaaaattggttttttaAATGCTGGGTCGCTTGGGACGGGCCATGATGAGCTCGTGGTGGCAATAGATCGTCATCGACTCGATATACTGGCATTAAATGAAACTTGGCTTAAAGAGGGCGAGGAGGGACGAGCGCCTATAGTTCCTGGTTACCGTCTACGTCACAAGCCTCGGCCCGTCGCAGCATCCCGAAGTCGTGGGGGTGGGGTCGgatactatattaaaaaaggCATATCTGTAGAGGTAATATCGCATCCAGAAAACCCGATCGTCGAACAGATGTGGGTAAGTACCAGAGTTAAAGGTAAACGTATCATCATCGGCACCGCTTATCGGCCACCTTGGTTGAAGGCACGTATCTTCTTGGACGCACTCACAGATACTTTTGCTTCGCTGACGAGTTACGACCACATATTCCTGCTTGgtgattttaacataaatattttgtgtaaaagCAGTTCGCTGACTCGAATGTTATATGAATTTTTGAAAGTTACTAACATGCAACAGTATGTAGATTCCCCTACACATTTTACCAGTCATAGTGAGACCCTGATTGACCTCATATGTTCTAATACACAGCCAATAGGAGTACGAGTGGATTATGTGTGCTCACTTAGTGATCATGCTATACTATCCTGTGAAGTTGGTGTCCGTAAAGATACAAAACATAGCAATCGCATTCACTTTAGGCAACTAAAAGGTATAAACGATAATGAATTTTCTgaattaatgaatattataGGGTGGCCTGAGGTGCAACCGACAGAAGGTGTTGATTACATGACATCAGATCTTAATGACAAGATACTAAAGGTATTTGATATATTATCACCATTAAAACTACGCCATTTTAAAGACGTTGGTTATCCTTGGATTACATACAACATAAAGTTAATGATGAAGAAACGAGACGAGGCTCACAAGAGGGCGCGGTCGACTAAATCTGAGaatcatattgttttttataaaaatctcaaACGTACGGTTCAAAGTGCGATTTACAGAGAGAAATGTGTATActacaaaacttttataaacaataacttGAAAAATTCCGCATATTTATGGAAAAATCTAAAGCGCTATGTAGCATTTAAGACTAAAAAAAAGCCATATTTTGCCATCAAGTCTTAG